A stretch of Helicobacter pylori oki112 DNA encodes these proteins:
- the aroQ gene encoding type II 3-dehydroquinate dehydratase, whose translation MKILVIQGPNLNMLGHRDPRLYGMVTLDQIHEIMQTFVKQGNLDVELEFFQTNFEGEIIDKIQESVGSDYEGIIINPGAFSHTSIAIADAIMLAGKPVIEVHLTNIQAREEFRKNSYTGAACGGVIMGFGPLGYNMALMAMVNILAEMKAFQEAQKNNPNNPINNQK comes from the coding sequence ATGAAAATTTTAGTGATTCAAGGGCCTAATTTAAACATGTTAGGACACAGAGACCCAAGACTTTATGGCATGGTAACTTTAGACCAAATCCATGAAATCATGCAAACTTTCGTGAAACAAGGCAATTTAGATGTGGAATTAGAGTTTTTTCAAACCAATTTTGAGGGCGAAATCATTGATAAAATCCAAGAGAGCGTGGGCAGCGATTATGAAGGGATCATCATTAACCCTGGAGCGTTTTCGCACACTTCTATTGCGATTGCAGATGCGATCATGCTAGCGGGCAAACCCGTTATTGAAGTGCATCTCACTAACATTCAAGCCAGAGAGGAATTCAGGAAAAATTCTTACACTGGAGCGGCTTGTGGAGGCGTGATCATGGGATTTGGCCCGCTTGGCTACAACATGGCTTTAATGGCGATGGTCAATATTTTAGCCGAAATGAAAGCGTTCCAAGAGGCCCAAAAAAACAATCCTAATAACCCCATTAACAATCAAAAATAA
- a CDS encoding metallophosphoesterase, giving the protein MLISIAFLLVLCLLNYSSFRMLKSFLTLKKISQYAYLGFFVLLSIGEAAFVFYRNAMPSHLFVLTSACSFVSFIIFILSLSFYGFSYSIEKIDFLHSRRKSLKNFLKLGFYLALLGYFWRGFYEGLARPKIKETPIYLDKLDKELKIILLTDMHVGSLLQKDFVDYIVEEVNQKEVDMVLIGGDLVDENIEKVKSFLLPLNNLKSTHGTFYVPGNHEYYHGIEPILSFLDTLNLTILGNECVHLGGINLCGVYDYFARKHQNFAPDIDKALKKRNESKPTILLAHQPKQIRSLKESHSVDLVLSGHTHAGQIFPFSLLVKLAQTYLHGLYKHSPTTQIYVSSGAGYWGIPLRFLAPSEIAYLRLLPKNQD; this is encoded by the coding sequence ATGCTGATCTCCATAGCGTTTTTATTGGTTTTATGTCTTTTGAATTATAGTTCTTTTAGGATGTTGAAATCGTTTTTAACCTTAAAAAAAATCTCTCAATACGCTTATTTGGGGTTTTTTGTCCTTTTGAGCATAGGCGAGGCGGCTTTTGTTTTTTATAGAAATGCTATGCCTAGCCATTTGTTTGTTTTGACTTCGGCGTGTTCGTTTGTATCTTTTATTATTTTTATCCTTTCTTTAAGTTTTTACGGGTTTTCCTACTCCATAGAAAAAATAGATTTTTTGCATTCAAGGCGTAAAAGTTTAAAAAACTTTTTAAAATTAGGGTTTTATCTGGCGTTATTAGGGTATTTTTGGCGCGGCTTTTATGAAGGGTTGGCCCGCCCTAAAATCAAAGAAACCCCTATTTATTTGGATAAGCTGGATAAAGAATTAAAGATTATTTTACTCACAGACATGCATGTGGGGAGTTTGTTGCAAAAAGATTTTGTTGATTACATTGTAGAAGAAGTCAATCAAAAAGAAGTGGATATGGTGCTGATTGGAGGGGATTTAGTGGATGAAAACATTGAAAAAGTCAAATCTTTTTTACTGCCCTTAAATAACCTTAAAAGCACGCATGGCACTTTTTATGTGCCAGGAAATCATGAGTATTATCATGGCATAGAGCCGATTTTATCGTTTCTTGACACGCTTAATTTGACGATTTTAGGGAATGAGTGCGTGCATTTAGGGGGGATCAATTTGTGCGGTGTGTATGATTATTTTGCGCGAAAGCATCAAAATTTTGCCCCTGATATTGACAAAGCTTTAAAAAAGCGCAATGAGAGTAAGCCCACGATCCTTTTAGCCCACCAGCCCAAACAAATTAGAAGCCTCAAAGAAAGCCACTCTGTAGATTTAGTGCTTTCAGGGCATACCCATGCAGGGCAAATCTTTCCCTTTAGCCTTTTAGTCAAGTTGGCGCAAACCTATTTACATGGTTTATACAAGCACAGCCCCACCACTCAAATTTATGTGAGCAGTGGGGCAGGGTATTGGGGGATTCCTTTAAGGTTTTTAGCCCCTAGCGAGATCGCATACCTTAGGCTTTTACCTAAAAATCAAGATTAG
- the flhF gene encoding flagellar biosynthesis protein FlhF — MKFYTYSGETAAEALKIAQSHHGVDTLVFKTQEIRKKTLTSSGLYEIVVAVEEENENKPSKAPLIPESLYDEELNEEDVVMQLSSTVEEMRKLAGVSSSQHNYSFSKNKTLLEKDAPLEDAPLEANKQDALLQALKDEANHKKEREKREVKQEEEIKDINLQLSKIRDSLKLIQNMFWDEKNPNSINIPQEFAEIYKLAKQSGMKPSHLDEIMQLSLELMPLRMRENSVTIKRYFREVLRKMILCRPEDLNLRQKRILMLVGPTGVGKTTTLAKLAARYSRMLAKKYKVGIITLDNYRIGALEQLSWYANKMKMSIEAVIDTKDFAKEIEALEYCDFILVDTTGHSQYDKEKIAGLKEFIDGGYNIDVSLVLSVTTKYEDMKDIYDSFGVLGIDTLIFTKLDESRGLGNLFSLVHESQKPISYLSVGQEVPMDLKVATNEYLVDCMLDGFSNPNKEQA; from the coding sequence GTGAAATTCTATACCTATAGTGGGGAGACGGCCGCTGAAGCTTTAAAGATCGCTCAAAGCCACCATGGGGTGGATACGCTGGTGTTTAAAACCCAAGAAATCCGTAAAAAAACGCTCACTTCTTCTGGGCTTTATGAAATCGTTGTGGCGGTTGAAGAAGAAAATGAAAACAAACCCTCTAAAGCCCCCCTTATTCCAGAAAGTTTGTATGATGAAGAATTGAATGAAGAAGATGTGGTCATGCAGCTTTCAAGCACTGTAGAAGAAATGCGCAAACTCGCCGGGGTTTCATCCAGTCAGCACAACTATAGTTTTTCAAAAAATAAGACCCTTTTAGAAAAAGACGCTCCATTAGAGGATGCGCCTTTAGAGGCTAATAAACAAGACGCTTTATTGCAAGCTTTAAAAGATGAAGCCAACCATAAAAAAGAAAGAGAAAAAAGAGAAGTCAAACAAGAAGAAGAAATTAAAGACATCAATTTGCAATTAAGTAAAATCAGAGACAGCCTGAAACTCATTCAAAACATGTTTTGGGATGAGAAAAACCCCAATTCTATCAATATCCCTCAAGAATTTGCAGAAATTTACAAACTGGCCAAACAAAGCGGGATGAAACCCAGCCATTTAGATGAAATCATGCAATTGAGCTTGGAATTGATGCCTTTACGCATGCGGGAAAATTCCGTAACGATTAAGCGTTATTTTAGAGAAGTGTTGCGCAAAATGATCTTGTGCCGCCCTGAAGATTTGAATTTAAGGCAAAAACGCATTTTAATGCTTGTAGGGCCAACAGGCGTGGGGAAAACGACGACTTTAGCTAAATTAGCCGCACGCTATTCTAGGATGCTAGCTAAAAAATACAAGGTGGGCATTATCACTTTAGACAATTATCGCATTGGGGCTTTGGAGCAATTAAGCTGGTATGCTAATAAAATGAAAATGAGTATAGAAGCGGTGATTGACACTAAAGATTTTGCTAAAGAAATTGAAGCGTTGGAATACTGCGATTTTATTTTAGTGGATACGACAGGGCATTCGCAATACGATAAAGAAAAAATTGCCGGTTTGAAAGAATTTATAGATGGGGGTTATAATATTGATGTGTCCTTAGTGCTTTCAGTTACCACTAAGTATGAAGACATGAAAGATATTTATGATTCTTTTGGGGTGTTAGGGATTGACACTTTAATCTTTACGAAATTAGATGAGAGTAGGGGGTTAGGGAATTTGTTTTCTTTAGTGCATGAAAGCCAAAAGCCTATCAGCTATCTTTCTGTTGGGCAAGAAGTGCCTATGGATTTGAAAGTGGCTACTAATGAATATTTAGTGGATTGCATGCTAGATGGCTTTAGTAACCCTAATAAGGAACAAGCATGA
- the folK gene encoding 2-amino-4-hydroxy-6-hydroxymethyldihydropteridine diphosphokinase: protein MREILTSRFFPSLFKKRLDFSNRVVLGLGSNLKNPLKILKNCFLYFKNHSKIGKIFSSPIYINPPFGYTKQPNFYNATIILKTSLSLRHFFALVFYIERRFDRQRKRDFKDAPRTLDIDIIAFNQVILRQNDLTLPHPKWSERDSVLVPLALQQILFKKGEW from the coding sequence ATGCGAGAGATCCTTACTAGCCGCTTTTTCCCTAGCCTTTTTAAAAAAAGGCTTGATTTTTCTAACAGGGTGGTTTTAGGGTTGGGATCTAATCTTAAAAATCCTTTAAAAATATTAAAAAATTGTTTTTTGTATTTTAAAAATCATAGTAAAATCGGGAAAATTTTTTCTTCGCCCATTTATATCAACCCGCCTTTTGGTTACACGAAGCAACCTAACTTTTATAACGCTACGATTATCCTTAAAACATCTTTAAGTTTGCGCCATTTTTTTGCTCTAGTGTTTTATATAGAAAGGCGTTTTGATCGCCAAAGGAAGCGCGATTTTAAAGACGCTCCAAGAACTTTAGACATTGATATTATCGCTTTTAATCAAGTCATTTTAAGGCAGAATGATTTGACTTTACCTCATCCTAAATGGAGTGAAAGGGATTCGGTGTTAGTGCCGTTGGCTTTGCAACAAATTCTTTTTAAAAAAGGGGAGTGGTGA
- the flhA gene encoding flagellar biosynthesis protein FlhA, with protein MANERSKLAFKKTFPVFKRFLQSKDLALVVFVIAILAIIIVPLPPFVLDFLLTISIALSVLIILIGLYIDKPTDFSAFPTLLLIVTLYRLALNVATTRMILTQGYKGPSAVSDIITAFGEFSVSGNYVIGAIIFSILVLVNLLVVTNGSTRVTEVRARFALDAMPGKQMAIDADLNSGLIDDKEAKKRRAALSQEADFYGAMDGASKFVKGDAIASIIITLINIIGGFLVGVFQRDMSLSFSASTFTILTIGDGLVGQIPALIIATATGIVATRTTQNEEEDFASKLITQLTNKSKTLVIVGAILLLFATIPGLPTFSLAFVGTLFLFIAWLISREGKDGLLTKLENYLSQKFGLDLSEKPHSSKIKPHTPTTRAKTQEELKREEEQAIDEVLKIEFLELALGYQLISLADMKQGGDLLERIRGIRKKIASDYGFLMPQIRIRDNLQLPPTHYEIKLKGIVIGEGMVMPDKFLAMNTGFVNKEIEGIPTKEPAFGMDALWIETKNKEEAIIQGYTIIDPSTVIATHTSELVKKYAEDFITKDEVKSLLERLAKDYPTIVEESKKIPTGAIRSVLQALLHEKIPIKDMLTILETITDIAPLVQNDVNILTEQVRARLSRVITNTFKSEDGRLKFLTFSTDSEQFLLNKLRENGTSKSLLLNVGELQKLIEVVSEEAMKVLQKGIAPVILIVEPNLRKALSNQMEQARIDVVVLSHAELDPNSNFEALGTIHINF; from the coding sequence ATGGCAAACGAACGCTCCAAATTAGCTTTTAAAAAGACTTTCCCTGTCTTTAAACGCTTCTTGCAATCCAAAGACTTAGCCCTTGTGGTCTTTGTGATAGCTATTTTAGCGATCATTATCGTGCCGTTACCGCCTTTTGTATTGGATTTTTTACTCACGATTTCTATCGCGCTATCGGTGTTGATTATTTTAATCGGGCTTTATATTGACAAACCGACTGATTTTAGCGCTTTCCCCACTTTATTGCTCATTGTAACCTTGTACCGCTTGGCTTTAAATGTCGCCACCACCAGAATGATTTTAACGCAAGGCTATAAAGGGCCTAGTGCGGTGAGCGATATTATCACGGCGTTTGGGGAATTTAGCGTGAGCGGGAATTATGTGATTGGGGCTATTATCTTTAGTATTTTAGTGCTGGTGAATTTATTGGTGGTTACTAATGGCTCTACTAGGGTTACTGAAGTGAGGGCACGATTCGCTCTAGACGCTATGCCAGGAAAGCAAATGGCGATTGATGCGGATTTAAACTCAGGGCTTATTGATGATAAGGAAGCTAAAAAACGCCGTGCCGCTCTAAGCCAAGAAGCGGATTTTTATGGCGCGATGGATGGCGCGTCTAAATTTGTCAAAGGCGATGCGATCGCTTCTATCATTATCACGCTTATCAATATCATTGGGGGTTTTTTAGTGGGCGTGTTTCAAAGGGATATGAGCTTGAGCTTTAGCGCTAGCACTTTCACTATCCTAACCATTGGCGATGGGCTTGTAGGGCAAATCCCTGCTTTAATCATTGCGACAGCGACCGGTATTGTCGCCACTCGCACCACGCAAAACGAAGAAGAGGACTTTGCTTCCAAACTCATCACACAGCTCACCAATAAAAGCAAAACTTTAGTGATTGTGGGAGCGATTCTATTGCTTTTTGCCACCATTCCTGGACTCCCTACCTTTTCTTTAGCGTTTGTAGGGACTCTCTTTTTATTCATCGCATGGCTGATTAGCAGGGAGGGAAAAGACGGGTTGCTCACTAAATTAGAAAATTATTTGAGTCAAAAATTCGGCTTGGATTTGAGCGAAAAACCCCACAGCTCCAAAATCAAACCCCACACCCCCACCACAAGGGCTAAAACCCAAGAAGAGCTCAAAAGAGAAGAAGAACAAGCGATTGATGAAGTGTTAAAAATTGAATTTTTAGAATTGGCTTTAGGCTATCAGCTCATCAGCTTAGCGGACATGAAACAAGGGGGCGATTTGTTAGAAAGGATTAGGGGTATTAGAAAAAAGATAGCGAGCGATTATGGCTTTTTGATGCCGCAAATTAGGATTAGGGATAATTTACAGCTCCCCCCAACGCATTATGAAATCAAGCTTAAAGGCATTGTGATTGGTGAGGGCATGGTGATGCCAGACAAGTTTTTAGCCATGAATACCGGCTTTGTGAATAAAGAAATTGAAGGCATTCCTACTAAAGAGCCGGCTTTTGGAATGGACGCTTTATGGATTGAAACTAAAAATAAAGAAGAAGCCATCATTCAAGGCTATACCATTATTGATCCAAGCACCGTTATTGCGACACACACCAGCGAATTAGTGAAAAAATACGCTGAAGATTTTATCACTAAAGATGAAGTGAAATCCCTTTTAGAGCGCTTGGCTAAAGACTACCCTACGATTGTAGAAGAGAGTAAAAAAATCCCCACCGGTGCGATCCGATCAGTCTTGCAAGCCTTGTTGCATGAAAAAATCCCCATTAAAGACATGCTCACTATTTTAGAAACGATTACCGATATTGCCCCATTGGTTCAAAACGATGTGAATATCTTAACCGAACAAGTGAGGGCGAGGCTTTCTAGGGTGATCACTAACACTTTTAAATCTGAAGACGGGCGTTTGAAATTTTTAACCTTTTCTACCGATAGCGAACAATTTTTGCTTAATAAATTGCGAGAAAATGGCACTTCTAAGAGCCTGCTGCTCAATGTGGGCGAATTGCAAAAACTCATTGAAGTGGTCTCTGAAGAGGCCATGAAAGTCTTGCAAAAAGGGATCGCTCCGGTGATTTTGATCGTAGAGCCTAATTTAAGAAAAGCCCTTTCCAATCAAATGGAGCAGGCCAGGATTGATGTGGTCGTGCTAAGCCATGCTGAATTAGATCCTAACTCTAATTTTGAAGCCTTAGGCACGATCCATATTAACTTTTAA
- a CDS encoding 3',5'-cyclic-nucleotide phosphodiesterase, with translation MQVYHLSHIDLDGYACQLVSKQFFKNIQCYNANYGREVSARIYEILNAIAQSKESEFLILISDLNLNLNEAEYLQDKIQEHRLQNKNIQIQLLDHHISGKEVAESFHWYCLDTNRCATKIVYEFLKKHYALLEPKNTTWLEPLVEMVNSVDIWDTQGYGFELGKVCMRMINQSSELNRFMFDDENRDYKLKLLEEVKNYLFLENAPVAYDNDLFRLKKIALGGDPDTETMDNISSNAQTHLLSLKKHDCSVYYQDKKGFLSYSMGGISVLANLFLTQNPDFDFYIDVNAKGNVSLRANGNCDVCELSQMCFNGGGHRNASGGKIDGFRESFNYRDIKEQIEEIFNNA, from the coding sequence ATGCAAGTTTACCACCTTTCACACATTGATTTAGACGGCTATGCATGCCAGCTTGTTTCAAAACAATTTTTTAAGAATATCCAATGCTATAACGCTAATTACGGGCGTGAAGTTTCAGCGAGAATTTATGAGATTCTAAACGCGATCGCTCAATCTAAAGAGAGTGAATTCCTTATTTTGATTAGCGATTTGAATTTGAATTTAAACGAAGCAGAGTATTTGCAGGATAAAATCCAAGAACACCGCTTGCAAAATAAAAACATTCAAATCCAGCTTTTAGATCACCATATCAGCGGTAAGGAAGTGGCTGAGAGTTTCCATTGGTATTGTTTAGACACGAACCGTTGCGCGACTAAAATCGTGTATGAGTTTTTGAAAAAGCATTACGCTCTTTTAGAGCCAAAAAACACAACATGGCTAGAGCCTTTAGTGGAAATGGTCAATTCTGTGGATATTTGGGACACGCAAGGTTATGGCTTTGAATTAGGCAAGGTGTGTATGCGCATGATTAACCAAAGCTCTGAATTGAATCGTTTCATGTTTGATGATGAGAACCGCGATTATAAATTAAAGCTTTTAGAAGAAGTTAAAAACTATTTGTTTTTAGAAAATGCCCCTGTAGCCTATGATAACGATTTGTTCAGGCTTAAAAAAATCGCTTTAGGGGGCGACCCTGATACAGAAACGATGGACAATATTTCTTCAAACGCGCAAACGCATTTGCTCTCTTTAAAAAAGCATGATTGCAGCGTTTATTACCAGGATAAAAAAGGGTTTTTAAGTTATTCTATGGGGGGTATTAGCGTGTTGGCTAACCTTTTTTTAACGCAAAATCCGGATTTTGATTTTTATATAGATGTGAACGCTAAAGGGAATGTGAGCTTAAGGGCGAATGGGAATTGCGATGTGTGCGAACTCAGTCAAATGTGTTTTAATGGGGGCGGGCATAGGAATGCGAGCGGAGGCAAGATTGATGGTTTTAGAGAGAGTTTCAATTATAGGGATATTAAAGAACAAATTGAAGAAATCTTTAATAACGCTTAA
- the hsrA gene encoding response regulator-like transcription factor HsrA: protein MRVLLIEKNSVLGGEIEKGLNVKGFMADVTESLEDGEYLMDIRNYDLVMVSDKNALSFVSRIKEKHSSIVVLVSSDNPTSEEEVHAFEQGADDYIAKPYRSIKALVARIEARLRFWGSNVIEIGDLTISPDEEKIIYKGREVEVKGKPFEVLTHLARHRDQIVSKEQLLDAIWEEPEMVTPNVIEVAINQIRQKMDKPLGISTVETVRRRGYRFCYPKPACEE from the coding sequence ATGCGCGTTCTACTGATTGAAAAAAATTCTGTTTTGGGCGGAGAAATTGAAAAGGGCTTAAATGTTAAAGGCTTTATGGCTGATGTAACAGAGAGTTTGGAGGATGGGGAATATCTTATGGATATTAGGAATTATGACTTGGTTATGGTTAGCGATAAAAATGCTTTAAGTTTTGTTTCTAGAATCAAAGAAAAGCATTCTTCTATTGTTGTTTTAGTTTCTTCGGATAACCCTACAAGCGAGGAAGAAGTCCATGCGTTTGAACAAGGTGCGGACGATTACATCGCTAAACCTTATCGCAGCATTAAGGCTTTAGTCGCAAGGATTGAGGCTCGTTTGAGGTTTTGGGGCTCTAATGTGATTGAAATTGGGGATTTGACCATTAGCCCTGATGAAGAAAAGATTATTTACAAGGGGCGTGAAGTTGAGGTTAAAGGGAAGCCTTTTGAAGTGCTTACCCATCTTGCCAGACATAGGGATCAAATCGTCTCCAAAGAACAGCTTTTAGACGCTATTTGGGAAGAGCCTGAAATGGTTACCCCTAATGTCATTGAAGTGGCTATCAATCAAATCCGCCAAAAAATGGATAAACCCTTGGGGATTTCCACGGTTGAAACCGTAAGGCGCAGAGGTTATCGTTTTTGTTACCCAAAACCGGCGTGTGAAGAATAA
- a CDS encoding O-antigen ligase family protein gives MLKERLKAFFSADSVFTFIFALFFLTSFKKPLTQVLLIVLMVFLFFRCYFQASLKETFAINHLKTMPFKWLTLAFLGVFLSIFPNMFNMYNSQTFRYNLFALNMSLTYACGALCLLFASRLRIKLNQKILFYSMAVANFINGLLSLAQKIYFNMPRAQGFSTVKEYVVLVSVSILGCYIYALYSQSQKEKLFFTLSVFVGFLVVILSATRSATIAFVATFLILSCFILYAKKSLKPLGYMVVVSLVLSALYMGSNALEKKGAIEQSRVQNQSFEEDLKRYAKKDADSSIGWRLERWKEALTVLRLRPFFGMAASEKCQRLEEILSLSKSYRAKDLILCYERYDNQIIHVLATRGIIGFLIWLFFLLVIVKIFWSGIKQNSLISFFILTTLAFYLIFGIGFDPFDFFITGSFFVGMIMMAVFLKKDKSVF, from the coding sequence GTGTTGAAAGAGCGTTTGAAGGCCTTTTTTAGTGCGGACTCTGTTTTCACTTTCATTTTTGCCCTTTTTTTTCTCACTTCGTTTAAAAAGCCTTTAACTCAAGTCTTATTGATTGTTTTAATGGTTTTTTTGTTTTTTAGGTGTTATTTCCAAGCGTCTTTGAAAGAAACCTTCGCAATTAATCATTTAAAAACCATGCCTTTTAAATGGCTTACTCTGGCTTTTTTAGGCGTGTTTTTAAGCATCTTCCCTAACATGTTTAACATGTATAATAGCCAAACTTTCCGCTACAATTTATTCGCTCTAAACATGTCCTTAACTTACGCTTGTGGGGCGTTATGCTTGCTTTTTGCGAGCCGTTTAAGAATCAAATTGAATCAAAAAATCCTTTTTTATAGCATGGCTGTTGCAAATTTCATCAACGGCTTGCTTTCATTGGCACAAAAAATTTATTTTAACATGCCCAGAGCACAAGGGTTTAGCACGGTTAAGGAGTATGTGGTTTTAGTGAGCGTTTCCATTTTAGGCTGTTACATTTACGCACTCTATTCGCAAAGTCAAAAAGAGAAACTTTTTTTCACCCTTTCTGTTTTCGTGGGGTTTTTAGTCGTTATTTTAAGCGCCACAAGGAGCGCAACAATCGCTTTTGTAGCTACTTTTTTGATCCTTTCTTGCTTTATTTTATACGCCAAAAAATCGCTCAAACCATTGGGTTATATGGTGGTTGTGAGTCTTGTTTTGAGCGCTTTGTATATGGGGAGTAACGCTTTAGAAAAAAAGGGGGCAATAGAGCAATCTAGGGTTCAAAACCAAAGCTTTGAAGAAGATTTGAAACGCTACGCTAAAAAGGACGCTGATAGCAGTATCGGGTGGCGTTTGGAGCGCTGGAAAGAAGCCCTAACGGTTTTGCGTTTAAGGCCCTTTTTTGGTATGGCCGCTAGCGAGAAATGCCAGAGGTTAGAAGAGATTTTATCCTTATCAAAGTCTTATAGAGCCAAAGATTTGATTCTTTGTTATGAAAGATACGACAATCAAATCATTCATGTTCTAGCCACTAGGGGGATCATAGGCTTTTTAATCTGGCTCTTTTTTTTACTAGTAATTGTAAAGATTTTTTGGAGCGGGATCAAGCAAAACTCTTTAATATCGTTTTTTATATTAACGACACTCGCTTTTTACCTCATTTTTGGCATCGGGTTTGACCCCTTTGATTTCTTCATTACGGGAAGTTTTTTTGTAGGAATGATCATGATGGCTGTTTTTTTAAAAAAGGATAAAAGCGTTTTTTAG
- a CDS encoding aminopeptidase — protein MKGLERESHFTLNENAMFFECAYSCDNALFLQLDDRSFFITDSRYTQEAKESIQPKNGVLAEVVESSDLAQSAIDLIAKSSVKKLFFDPNQVNLQTYKRLDSALGDRVTLEGVPSYHRQKRIIKNEHEIQLLKKSQALNVEAFENFAEYVKKIFDEKESLSERYLQHKVKDFLTKEGVYDLSFEPILALNANASKPHALPSAKDFLKAEHSILLDMGIKYERYCSDRTRTAFFDPKDFVFKREQSFKDKERQKIYDIVKEAQEKAISGIRAGMTGKEADGLARGVISDYGYGQYFTHSTGHGIGLDIHELPYISSRSGTILEEGMVFSVEPGIYIPGFFGVRIEDLVVIKNSRAELL, from the coding sequence ATGAAAGGATTAGAAAGAGAATCGCATTTCACGCTCAATGAGAACGCGATGTTTTTTGAATGCGCTTATAGTTGCGATAACGCTTTGTTTTTGCAATTAGACGATCGCTCGTTTTTTATCACTGATTCTCGCTACACTCAAGAAGCTAAAGAAAGCATTCAGCCTAAAAATGGCGTTTTAGCGGAAGTGGTAGAATCTAGCGATTTAGCACAAAGCGCGATTGATTTGATCGCAAAAAGTTCGGTTAAAAAACTCTTTTTTGACCCCAATCAAGTGAATTTACAAACCTACAAGCGTTTAGATTCAGCACTTGGGGATAGGGTTACTTTAGAGGGCGTGCCTAGTTACCACCGCCAAAAACGCATCATTAAAAACGAGCATGAAATCCAACTCCTCAAAAAATCTCAAGCGTTGAATGTTGAAGCTTTTGAAAATTTTGCTGAGTATGTGAAAAAGATTTTTGATGAAAAAGAATCCTTGAGCGAGCGGTATTTGCAGCATAAGGTTAAGGACTTTTTGACTAAAGAGGGGGTTTATGATCTGAGTTTTGAGCCTATTTTAGCCTTGAATGCGAATGCGAGCAAGCCCCATGCTTTGCCTAGCGCGAAGGATTTTTTAAAAGCGGAGCATAGCATTCTTTTGGATATGGGGATCAAATACGAACGCTATTGCTCTGATAGGACTCGCACGGCTTTTTTTGACCCTAAAGATTTTGTCTTCAAAAGAGAGCAGAGTTTCAAGGATAAAGAGCGTCAAAAGATTTATGACATTGTGAAAGAAGCACAAGAAAAGGCTATTTCAGGCATTAGAGCGGGTATGACCGGTAAAGAAGCGGACGGCTTGGCTAGGGGAGTGATTAGCGATTATGGTTATGGGCAATATTTCACTCACAGCACCGGGCATGGCATTGGCTTAGACATCCATGAGCTTCCTTATATTTCATCGCGCAGTGGAACCATTTTAGAAGAGGGCATGGTGTTTTCTGTAGAGCCTGGGATTTATATCCCTGGATTTTTTGGGGTGCGCATTGAAGATTTAGTGGTGATCAAAAATTCTAGGGCTGAGCTTTTGTGA
- the rpsO gene encoding 30S ribosomal protein S15, whose amino-acid sequence MALNLEKKQEIIKAFATKENDTGSCEVQVALLNERIKLLTEHLNANPKDHSSRLGLLKLVAQRRNLLKYIKRTAHARYVVLIEKLGIKDR is encoded by the coding sequence ATGGCTTTGAATCTGGAGAAAAAACAAGAAATCATTAAGGCGTTTGCTACTAAGGAAAACGATACGGGTTCTTGTGAAGTGCAAGTGGCGTTGTTGAATGAAAGGATCAAGCTTTTAACCGAGCATTTAAATGCTAACCCCAAAGATCATTCCAGTCGTTTAGGGCTTTTAAAATTAGTCGCTCAAAGACGCAACTTGTTGAAATACATCAAACGCACCGCTCATGCGCGTTATGTGGTTTTGATTGAAAAGTTAGGCATTAAAGACAGATAA